A section of the Methylothermaceae bacteria B42 genome encodes:
- a CDS encoding type III effector — translation MDIQSLLDKLTQNEPIQFADTMAVIERHFHYNPTAFANGLGNERVFNDAGANEGSCKIFAFARHLGLDENQTLALFGEHYRHVLEHPEGSDHQNIRQFMRHGWAGIEFAGEPLTSRQ, via the coding sequence ATGGATATTCAATCTCTCCTCGACAAACTTACCCAAAACGAACCCATTCAATTTGCCGATACCATGGCCGTCATTGAACGCCATTTTCACTACAACCCCACCGCTTTTGCCAACGGGCTGGGGAATGAGCGTGTTTTCAATGACGCGGGCGCCAATGAAGGCTCTTGCAAAATCTTTGCGTTTGCCCGGCATTTAGGCCTGGATGAAAATCAGACCTTGGCGTTATTTGGCGAACATTACAGGCATGTATTGGAGCATCCGGAAGGCAGCGATCACCAAAATATCCGCCAATTCATGCGCCACGGTTGGGCAGGCATCGAGTTTGCCGGCGAGCCCCTTACTTCGCGGCAGTAA
- a CDS encoding hydrolase — translation MAVDPVLCSAADSLLVVIDIQPCLAEAMPEEERESMIGNTAMLLQAASELDIPMILTEQYPQGLGTTTPELLGFLPQNTSPLPKTGFSCFCAEGFKSVLADSRCSQVIVTGQETHVCVLQTAFDFLHQGYQVFVVEDAVCSRNPEHKIYALERMRQAGAVVTCGESVLFEWLRDASHPKFKSLAQLIR, via the coding sequence ATGGCCGTTGACCCCGTTTTATGTTCTGCTGCCGATAGTTTATTGGTAGTCATTGATATTCAGCCCTGCTTGGCTGAAGCCATGCCGGAAGAAGAGCGGGAATCGATGATAGGCAATACCGCGATGTTGCTGCAAGCGGCATCAGAACTGGATATTCCCATGATTTTAACCGAACAATACCCTCAAGGACTGGGGACTACGACCCCGGAGTTGCTCGGCTTTCTGCCCCAAAACACCTCGCCTCTCCCTAAAACCGGCTTTTCCTGTTTTTGCGCGGAAGGGTTTAAGAGCGTATTGGCAGACTCCCGGTGCTCGCAAGTGATTGTTACAGGACAAGAGACGCATGTTTGCGTGTTGCAGACGGCATTTGACTTCCTTCATCAGGGATATCAAGTCTTTGTCGTGGAAGACGCTGTTTGTTCCCGCAATCCGGAACATAAAATCTATGCCTTGGAACGCATGCGCCAGGCAGGGGCGGTGGTTACTTGCGGCGAATCGGTGTTATTTGAATGGCTCAGAGACGCCAGCCACCCAAAATTCAAATCCCTGGCCCAACTTATCCGCTGA
- a CDS encoding arylesterase, translated as MVKAWLLFILFIGLPQSVYSATILVLGDSLSAGYGIPIDQGWVALLEQRLKKEHKDIQVVNASISGETTAGGRYRLPGLLKRHHPDIVIVELGGNDGLRGIAPKQMEQNLAAMIETARQGGAKVLLLGMKMPTNYGPQFAQLFESVYAKLAKRYGVRLIPFFLDGVAMDASLMQADGIHPNVKAQAQLLEAVWGPLSNMLN; from the coding sequence ATGGTTAAAGCTTGGCTCTTGTTCATTCTGTTCATCGGTTTGCCGCAGTCAGTGTATTCGGCCACCATTTTAGTCTTGGGCGATAGTTTAAGCGCGGGTTACGGCATCCCTATCGATCAAGGCTGGGTTGCCTTGCTGGAACAACGGCTTAAAAAAGAGCATAAAGACATCCAGGTTGTCAATGCCAGCATCAGCGGGGAAACCACTGCCGGGGGAAGGTATCGGCTTCCCGGGCTTTTAAAACGCCACCACCCGGATATTGTCATCGTGGAGTTGGGGGGTAATGACGGTCTGCGCGGCATCGCGCCAAAACAAATGGAACAGAATCTGGCAGCCATGATTGAGACGGCACGGCAAGGCGGCGCCAAAGTATTGTTGCTGGGCATGAAGATGCCCACCAATTACGGCCCTCAATTTGCGCAACTGTTTGAATCTGTTTATGCAAAACTGGCGAAAAGATATGGGGTTAGGTTGATTCCTTTTTTCCTCGATGGCGTGGCCATGGATGCCAGTTTAATGCAGGCTGACGGCATTCATCCCAACGTCAAGGCTCAAGCGCAACTGCTGGAGGCCGTCTGGGGACCTTTATCCAACATGTTAAACTAA
- a CDS encoding ABC transporter, translated as MAKAENTAQAMIQTHHLGKSVPTLEGRLDILTDVNLTIHAGETVAVVGVSGSGKSTLLSLLAGLDLPTSGSVLINGVSLTDLDEDGRAQLRGQMVGFVFQSFQLLPSLTALENVMLPLELKGETKAEAMAREFLQRVELSHRLEHYPRQLSGGEQQRVALARAFVTMPKILFADEPTGNLDRRTGGHIIDLLFELNRAQATTLVLVTHDEALSQRCEKTLLLEAGKIKVQR; from the coding sequence ATGGCCAAGGCAGAAAACACTGCCCAAGCCATGATTCAAACCCATCATCTTGGAAAATCGGTCCCTACCTTGGAGGGCCGACTGGATATTTTAACGGATGTCAACCTGACAATTCATGCTGGCGAAACCGTCGCTGTCGTGGGCGTCTCTGGTTCCGGGAAGTCCACATTGCTGAGCTTGCTGGCGGGTTTGGACTTGCCAACCTCTGGTAGTGTACTCATTAATGGCGTTTCCTTGACTGATTTGGACGAAGACGGCCGCGCCCAACTACGGGGGCAAATGGTGGGTTTTGTTTTTCAGTCGTTTCAATTACTGCCCAGCTTGACGGCCCTTGAAAATGTCATGTTGCCTCTGGAATTGAAAGGCGAGACGAAAGCGGAGGCCATGGCCCGGGAATTTCTGCAACGGGTAGAACTCAGTCACCGGTTGGAGCACTATCCCCGGCAATTGTCGGGTGGAGAACAACAGCGAGTCGCCCTTGCCCGGGCCTTTGTCACCATGCCCAAAATCCTGTTTGCCGACGAGCCTACCGGCAATCTGGATCGGCGTACTGGCGGCCATATCATCGATCTATTGTTTGAATTGAACCGCGCTCAGGCCACGACGCTGGTATTGGTGACCCATGACGAGGCGTTGTCCCAACGCTGTGAGAAAACCCTGTTATTGGAAGCGGGAAAAATCAAGGTGCAGCGATGA